The following proteins come from a genomic window of Maniola hyperantus chromosome 8, iAphHyp1.2, whole genome shotgun sequence:
- the FIG4 gene encoding polyphosphoinositide phosphatase, with protein sequence MSKQNLLFHPIISSIQRIALYETKARFYLIGSNNTQTRFRVLKIDRTDSKELILVDDKVEYNKQEIHQLLNMIGFGNRSGRSPGFNKLVSAFGIVGFIRFLEGYYIILVTKRRKIAVIGSHSIYKIEDTAMIYIPNDTSKPLHPDEQRYVKMFLAIDLSTNFYYSYSYDITHTLQMNMAPPRKLAPALFPKPVTAAVYHSNLSSDKDDCVCRRMQDDEDIFETWKIQLQERHNKTGERGPKLEFGVRSVPEWRFVWNSHLLSVVHSQLHPDWILYIIHGFIEQSNLNIFGRPIYLTLIARRSNRYAGTRFLKRGANMHGDVANEVETEQIVHDAMISSFSAGRFSSFVQMRGSIPSFWSQDISKMVPKPAIMIDRSDPFAEIPAKHFNNLMRRYGAPIMILNLVKKREKKKHESLLTEVISNAVKYLNQFLPPENAIQYFHLDMARMNKGADAKVLDKLTAIARTVVRRTGIFLSGKGYGETMGVEGHQSGRLQTGLVRVNCVDCLDRTNTAQFAIGKCVLAHQLFALGLIEEPVIEFDSDCVRLLEGLYEDHGDTLALQYGGSQLVHRIKTYRKTAPWSSHGNDIMQTLSRYYSNTFSDAEKQNTMNLFLGLFVPDPGRPAIWEYPTDYYLHHPETMVYIPNKRSLTKWWDDEVLKFLPRPTNEMRKLCCEIIGMQGDSSALEMIDPYHEYNRPFEYTVFMECFEFKMYHTVRDLAPGFPDSLSPFVVRGRTAGVKGPSSKNPVISGRCSTTSNNSSDSNSDSTSDDDLTSSTPSTRQNVISPITMVARLLETEEMEETPLFPAIKRYNSIKVDEPCKRDMLLYRRYVNFERRSNPSYKPDIHIVMTVSSAFTIDSSVDVIPPTVTKAAREIYHEYVQRTTGHVVVSPESVALYNQYVNFSL encoded by the exons atgtcgaaacaaaatcttttatttcatccaattattagttcaattCAACGAATTGCTTTATATGAAACCAAAGCA AGATTCTATCTAATAGGGTCAAATAACACACAGACAAGGTTTCGTGTGCTTAAAATAGACAGGACAGATTCCAAAGAACTGATACTAGTTGATGACAAAGTGGAGTACAATAAGCAGGAAATACATCAGCTATTGAACATGATTGGATTTGGCAACAGGAGCGGCCGATCGCCTGGTTTTAATAAGCTTGTGTCTGCCTTTGGAATTGTTG GGTTCATAAGATTTTTGGAAGGTTACTACATTATACTAGTGACAAAGAGGCGTAAAATAGCTGTGATTGGGTCACACTCCATTTATAAAATAGAAGATACAGCGATGATCTACATTCCCAATGACACCAGCAAACCACTGCATCCAGACGAACAGAGATACGTCAAAATGTTCCTTGCGATTGATTTATCAACAAACTTTTATTATAGCTACAGTTATGACATCACTCATACGTTACAAATGAATATGGCGCCTCCTAGGAAGTTGGCGCCAGCGCTGTTTCCTAAGCCAGTTACAGCCGCTGTGTACCATTCGAATTTGAGTTCAGATAAAGACGATTGTGTTTGTAGACGTATGCAAGATGATGAGGATATATTTGAGACGTGGAAAATACAGTTGCAAGAAAGGCATAACAAAACTGg GGAACGAGGCCCAAAACTAGAATTTGGAGTGCGGAGTGTGCCAGAATGGAGATTTGTATGGAACAGTCACTTATTATCTGTGGTCCACTCGCAGCTGCATCCAGACTGGATTCTGTACATCATACATGGGTTCATAGAACAGAGCAATTTGAATATCTTTGGAAGGCCCATATATTTGACACTCATAGCACGAAGAAGCAATAG GTACGCTGGCACTAGATTCTTGAAGAGAGGAGCCAACATGCATGGCGATGTCGCCAATGAAGTGGAAACTGAACAAATCGTTCACGACGCGATGATATCTTCTTTTTCTGCTGGCAG ATTCAGTTCATTTGTTCAAATGCGTGGATCGATACCTAGCTTTTGGTCACAGGATATATCGAAAATGGTGCCGAAACCCGCCATAATGATAGACCGTAGCGACCCGTTCGCCGAAATACCCGCCAAACACTTCAACAACCTCATGAGAAGATATGGAGCTCCGATTATGATTTTGAATTTAGTGAAGAAAAGGGAGAAAAAGAAACACGAATCACTTTTGACGGAAGTGATAAGTAACGCGGTGAAATACCTCAACCAATTTCTGCCGCCCGAAAACGCTATCCAGTACTTCCATTTGGATATGGCGAGGATGAATAAAGGCGCCGATGCCAAAGTTCTTGATAA ACTAACAGCTATAGCCCGCACAGTCGTCCGTCGCACGGGGATATTTCTCAGCGGCAAAGGTTACGGAGAAACAATGGGAGTGGAAGGGCACCAGAGCGGACGCCTGCAGACCGGCCTCGTGCGCGTTAACTGCGTGGACTGCCTCGACAGAACCAACACAGCGCAATTCGCCATCGGCAAATGTGTTTTGGCGCATCAG CTGTTTGCGTTAGGTCTAATCGAAGAGCCAGTGATTGAGTTTGACTCAGATTGCGTCAGACTTCTGGAAGGTTTATACGAAGACCACGGAGATACCCTCGCGTTGCAATACGGTGGATCTCAGCTAGTTCACAG AATAAAAACATACCGTAAGACCGCGCCGTGGTCGTCCCACGGCAACGACATAATGCAGACGTTGAGCCGCTACTACTCTAACACGTTCTCGGACGCTGAGAAGCAGAACACAATGAACCTGTTCCTCGGCCTCTTCGTGCCGGACCCCGGCCGACCCGCCATCTGGGAGTACCCCACGGATTACTATCTTCACCATCCGGAGACCATGGTGTATATTCCTAATAAAAG ATCTCTCACAAAATGGTGGGACGATGAAGTGTTGAAGTTCCTACCGCGGCCAACTAACGAGATGAGGAAACTTTGCTGCGAAATCATCGGCATGCAGGGCGACAGCAGCGCTCTAGAGATGATCGACCCCTACCACGAGTACAACCGCCCCTTCGAGTACACTGTGTTCATGGAGTGCTTCGAATTCAAG ATGTACCACACAGTGCGCGACCTGGCCCCCGGGTTTCCGGACAGCCTGAGCCCGTTCGTAGTGCGCGGGCGCACGGCCGGCGTGAAGGGGCCCAGCTCTAAGAACCCCGTCATCAGCGGCCGCTGCAGCACTACGTCCAATAACTCCAGCGA TTCGAACAGCGATTCGACGTCGGATGACGACCTAACGAGCTCCACGCCCAGCACGAGGCAGAACGTAATATCGCCCATCACGATGGTTGCCAGACTGCTGGAGACTGAGGAAATGGAGGAGACTCCCTTGTTTCCGGCCATCAAACGCTACAATAGCATCAAAGTTGACGAGCCCTGCAAGCGGGATATGTTGTT GTACAGACGCTACGTGAACTTCGAGCGTCGATCCAACCCGAGCTACAAGCCCGACATACACATAGTGATGACAGTGAGCAGCGCGTTCACGATCGACAGCTCCGTGGACGTGATCCCGCCCACCGTCACCAAGGCCGCCCGAGAGATATACCACGAGTACGTGCAGCGCACCACGGGACACGTTGTTGTATCGCCGGAATCTGTTGCGCTTTACAATCAATACGTTAATTTTAGTTTGTAA